Below is a window of Drosophila miranda strain MSH22 chromosome 3, D.miranda_PacBio2.1, whole genome shotgun sequence DNA.
AAATCCAACTCGAGCGTGTTTAATTTCTTCCACTCCATAGTAACATAATATTTTCAATACAAGAAAAACACCCAAAATTCATTTTGGTTCACGTTCTGTTGTTTATTCAAGCTTCCAACATACATATTCTCGTATAGTTCACAACATACAGAATGGATATAATCAAACGTCGGATACTTACCCATCAAGTCACCCGGAGTCAAGCAAAGTTTCTATTAACTATATGAAcgtattttttgtttgctttggaTATGGggaaaatatgaaatatacaATACTTGACAAAATGTTGTTATGCAGCATTTTTAATAGTTTATTTAAACGGTTTTTCCTTTTTAGATTTATAAATTCATAATTTTTTATTTGCTTATTTTAAAGGCTCTTGATGTCTTTGATGTCACAAATGGAATTTTGATCTGTGATAATTCAATCAGTTTATAATATTGATTATTTTAATTATCGACTCTACTGCTACAGACTCGTGtatatataaagtatatattgtatattgaTTATGGGAGGATCAGCCGATTCATTAGATTCGATTAGATTAGATTATATGTAATTGGCTCTGATTGGACAATGCTTTCTTTATATTCGTTCATGATGTTTTTCATTTTATTACACATTTATGGAGAAGAATAATTAATATATGTGGAAATCAGGAAATCATAATTCGAAACAGTAATTGTAATAGATAATTGATAGGGCGTCTGCTCCGGTCCGCTGACATAAGCAAACAGCTCGAGTAGATTTATTGAAATTACGAATTAAGATTAAATTAATATTCTTCGAATTTTATAATTATTCATTATTCATTCATCATTCATCGTATATCATAATCTTGTCATCTTGTCAGGCCAAGAAGCAATTGACTTTTCTCATTGATATTTCTTTTCGGATTTAGGTATTATAAACATAAACATTGTCCTTAATTTTTCATTCATTTATGGAGTAGAGGTGGAATCAACTTGACTTGAGTTCAACTCGGGTTTATTTGAGTTGAATTttgttatattatttatattttttgagTATGGTATACGTATTGGGTTTATAGGACTTGATGGGCGGTTCGCGCATACGTTTCATGTCGGTTGGATATGGCTGTGGACGTTTATAAGCCGCTGCATTTGTCGGTATTATTGATGGACGTGCTATAAAATTGGTTCATTATTACTTTTAGTATGTTATGCGTGTTTCAAAAATGGTTTAGGTCGTTAAATATAAAACGTTTGATTGTTATTATAAAATTagtctttttttttatttgctttagaagtttcagtttcagtcaCTTTTTGTGCTACAAACTACCCCAACGAAACCCATCGAAAGTGCGACCCCTAGAATTTAGAGTGAGGGAAAAGAGGAGATCTAATAGATCTAGTCTCTACGAACTACGACTGTAAACAAAAGGCGTTATCAACTCCACTTACGTTTGCTGTACTCATAACCGGTGGGTGGGCCACGCTTGGGAGGCATACGATGTGGATGCTCGTATGCGTAGACCgcctcctctgcctcttcggCTCTATAAACAACAACATTTTATATTAGCTATGATATGATCAATCTTTGGTCGGGGAGTAAGTTCTGCTCAGATGCAAGGCCGCTCCGGTTGGTTGGGTAATCCTGGTTGGTCAGTAAATTATACAAAATTATACTTTACAATTAACTTACTCGGGCGGATTTTCCGCGGCTCTCTTGATGAGGTTTATATACTTTGGAGCACTGCTGCTGCCAGCCCCAAACTTCTTATCGAATACAGATCTGCAATCAGATCAATAACATAACTGAGAAACCGATTCAATCATTATCAGTTTCAACAATTTACCTGTAAGCCTCAAGATTCGGTCCATGGATGCTTTTGGCTGACTCGGGATCCATTTCCATGAGTTCGCGCAGCTGTTCGTGCGACACTTCGTCATTTTTGTCTGGAATTAGATACTTACGGATCTCGGCCAGGGCGTAGGCAATGCGGGCATAGCACTCGGCCGGGGTAGCCACAGTGCTGACCTCCAGAAACAGATCCTTCTGTAGATGGGAATAGCGCGGATCTCCGGAATTTCGCAGCTGCTCCTCCTTGTTGCGATCGCGAATAGAGCTGCGCCCCTTAATGGCGATCTTGCACTGCGTCTCCTCCTGCAGGCGGCGCAACGAGTTGCCCTTGGGGCCCAATATCTTCCCGGTGAAATTAAACTGCAAGTAACAGAGGGAGTCGGATATGGTGTAGCTGGTGAATGAATGTTAGGTTATTCCCCCTTACCTTTGGATATTGCTTGACAGGCACAAACACCTTTTGTGTGATTTTCATTGGCTTCTGCTTGTACACATCGGCATAGAATTCTTTGCCAGGAATGCGACCTGTGCAGTAAACACGGTCCACAGCTGTAAAGTTCCAATTTATCGTTAAAGTACAATTTAATAGCTGCACACCTATGCCGAAATTGATTTTTAATCAAGAAGATTTTTACCTTCGTCAATTAGCAGAGCACATAAGGGAAATTCGGCGGACAAACGCTGACGCTCCTCATCTAAGTCGGCCAAAAACTTTTGAGCCACCTCATTCAGGCGCGGCTGATGATCATGCACAGGTGGCTTTTCAATGAATTTCTCTATAAATTCGCCTGAACCTTCCATATTTAAACAATTCGTCTCAATTTTTGTGGCACTGGAAAATTATGTGTATTGTGCTAGAGATGATAGATTAATAAGCCAATATATCGATCAAGTTTGAAGGTGCAAGAGGTGATGCAAATATTAACATGGATATTGTTTTGGGATATATCTTCAACAGAAATCTTATCTGAGTTAGTGCAAATCGGCGCAATTTTTCTGTTATTTTATTGACGATTGAAATTTCTAGACCCGCGACTTCTGATTCTAATTGCATGTTTCAATGCAGGGGCTCGATAGTTTTCTGCGATAAGCAGCTCttaagattttatttttatagaTTAACAGAGTGATCATTTGATGTTTATCCTTATTTGGGATTCATTTTATATAGTTATAGATTAGTCTATTAAGTCTTCCTAGAAATCTGACAGCCCTAAATTTTGCAGCGATTGTATAAATATTGCAAGTAGTTCAAATCGCTCTGAGCTAGCTCCAGCAGGCCGATGTCTATCGATACTTATGGCGGCATTAATACTGGAAATAAATAAACGAATATAAACAATAAAGTGGCTAGCGAAGACATATTTCAGACTGAATACTCCGAAGAGCCGGAGTTGGAGGTTGAACAAAAAATGGAGACAGAACCACTGAATGCAGCCGAAGCAGAAGATGAAACAAAGGATGTGAATCCAACAGAAAAGACGACGCCTCCAGAAAACGCTGCCGCAGAAAAGCCTGGTAAAACAGCCAACTTTTTAAAAAATGCGTTTCCACTTCATCAACTCTTTTATTTTAGTTGCCACCAAGTCAGCTGCCGATCACGAGCCTGAGGCAAAGCTAACCCAGTTGCCTTTGGGACGCGTGCGAAACATAATGAAGCTGGATCCCGATATGCATGTGGCCACGCATGAAGCGGTTTTTGCAGTGACCAAAGCGGTGGAATTGTTCATTGCCTCGTTGGCCCGGGAGTCCTACACCTACACTGCACAGTCCAAAAAGAAAACAGTTCAAAAGAGAGACGTAGAACTGGCCATTTCGGCGGTAGACAGCCTGATGTTTCTCGATGGCGCCATGAACTTTTAAGTGAACTGTGATAAGCCCTTGGACTTGGGCAGCAGTGGACCCACATAATGTTATTTAACTTAATCTCAAAGATGTGAAATAAATATTGTATTCTCTTAATTTGTTATATCTGTATATCTGGGCTTCCTCCAGCCCAGACAAGACAGGATAACTCTGTCTGGGCGGAAAAGTGCCCACCCCGAGAGAAAAACAAATAATGTACGTTTctctttttttattataatttgtttttattttaggGTTGTGTTGCGGCAAACATATTCTGTCGTATTCAGCATAAGGgttaaattttaaaaatattaaaattaatacaaaaaaaacgtTGAATTGCATGaacagaaaaaaataaaagtatACTCGTACATTGAAAGGACAACGTTGAACGTATCCGAATACTCGTTTCGGGGGGAATAGTAACGAAGCCGGCAAAttggtgtttttttgttttctttaatttgttttaataattgATTACGaaacttgttttttgttgttggttttggggCGGTCCGTGGAGGATACTTACTTGGTCGTTGGGTAACATGTGCCTGTCTCGACTTTATTTCTTGTTGGTTTATCTTATGGAACAATAATTGGAAAACTTAGACTAACATTTCGCTGTGATGGTTTTAGAAATGAATTCATTTGTTGGggttttcttgtttttgtgttctgctctgctctcttcTTTTGTTAATTGAATTGAATGCGTTTTTAACtataataaaattaatttttgttttgttttgcttttcgCTTTTGTTGTACAAAGATTTAAGGTTGTATAAAATTTGATGCATTGATTTCTGTTTTGGATTTTCCTTTGATTGCTTTCGGATTTGAACACTATTTGAATATTGGAACAATTGCAATAAATAATTAGCGttttttcattttatttgtttgttgaaggcaatatattaaatatgtGTGTATGGTTGGATTATTGAAGTTTAACATTTTCTTTTCGATAATTTGTTTGGAATATTACTTTTATTCTTTATGCTTAACGTTGTTTTGTAGtagttgttgttcttgttgttgtagttgttggggTATTTTGGTTAAGCGATGGGTTAACGTATTTTCGGATATGGAGCCGAGCGGTAACGCACGCTTTCACGAGAACGTGATCCAGTTTCGTACTGAGCAGATGAATGTGATCCCGAGCCCGTGGTGGTCGGGCGATATGACGATGAGGAGCGACCGTTGCTTGGTTTTGCTATTTTGAAAAGAATTTTATTTGTTGTTTAGATTTTTCATTGTTTTTGTCTCTGTggtgcttttcttttcttggtTTGTTTTCTGTATTATTCTCTCCTAAGATATTCATATATACAATGGGTAAAACGAAAAggaaatacataaataaattgCTTAACCGGTTTTGAATGCACTACACCCTGGGAAATCTTTCCTTTAAATCTTTACCTCTGCGATTGCATTGAAtttactttgtttttgttcGCGTTTAAAAAAAGGTTTCACAAACTTTGCATCAATTTTTGGATGAAAATTGAGACATATCACagtttgtacatatgtattttgaGCGTTAATTGCGGTTTCCTTGATGCTGTTTTATGGATTGGTTTTCTATATGTGAATTGAAACATTTGCTTTGGTTGTAGTTTGGTTTTTCGATCTGTTCTTTTCTGGACATACATGTTAGTAGTCTATCAATTAATGAAGATGATTTCTGGCCGTTTTACTGTTTGGTTTTGTTGGCATAGTGCATTTAAAATCTTGTTAAATATGGTGGGATGGGTGTTTCCGTTGATCATAATTTTGAGACGCGGTTTAATGGCGGTTTctggttttcttttttaaaatttacttttggttttcggttttttttttttttgcgcgaGTTTAGTTTAACAGTTTAGTTTCCTTTCTATTTGTTACTTTTCGCAATCTCTGTTTTATCTTTGTCCTGCTGTGGGGAAAACATTAATATATCTTACGTAGAAGTCATCTTACCTGGATAGGCCGCCGCATACGATGAGGAGGAAGAGTGTGGATGGTACTCACGCCTGTAGTCACGCTCGTAGGAGGTGCTGTCGTACTGGGCATGGTGCTTCGACGACTGTGGCGGCGGTGTTGCATATCGGTCGTACTCCCCATGATGGTCGTACAGTTCATGGTCCCTTGATCTATTCAATGGATGTGATGTCATGGATTGGACAATCAGGATTGGGAAAATATATTCAGGCTAGCCTACCTATGGGTCTTAACTATGCCATAGTTTGGATCATCCATAACATACCGGGCCTTCTCCAGGATTGAGTAAACTTTCGGTTTGGACGAGGCTGGTGGCGGTGTACTGTAAGAGAATCAATCCTCAATAATTGTTAAATCATCAATCGCTTAAAAAAGTCATACCGAGTACTATAGGCTCCGTGTTCGCCATATGATTTCGAATAATGGTGCGATTTCTTATATATCCGCTCCTTTCCATCCATTTCACGCAACTGTTCAAGGCGTATGTCGTCATTGGCATCAGGTATCATGAACTTACGTACTTCACCCAGGGCATAGCTGATGCGATGGTAGGCCTCCGCTGGCGGGGCCACTGTGGATATTTCCACATGCAGATCACGGCTGAGATGTGCATATTTTGGATTGCCCGAGATCCGCAGCTCTTCCTCCTTGCCATGGTCACGCATCGAGTTGCGGCCCATAACGACCATTTTGCACATTGTCTCCTCCTGCAGTTGACGGAGTGTGTTGCCCTTGGGACCCAGGATCTTGCCAACGAAATTGAACTTGGGATACTCCTTGATCGGGAAGAGGACTTTCTGGGCCACACGGATAGGCTTCTCGCTGTACACGTTGGCGTAGATCTCCGGCTTGGGTATGCGGCCGCTAACCAAGATTTTCTCGACCTCTGCGAATAGATAATCGATTATATGCGCTACTTTTTACGTGTCTTAGCTACGCTACTGACCATCGTCCAACAGACGCTTTGTTATGACATGCTTCTTCTCCAGTGTCTTTTTTTCCTGCAAGCACTCCTGCAGATAACCATTTGTCTTTTCGTTCAACTGGGGTGTGTCCCGCAGTCCGGCGTGACTGGCGTTGTGGCTACCGTCCGCCTCGGAAGTCTCCGGAGCACCCCcgccggctgctgctggctcatCTCTACGTTTCCGCTTGTAGTCTGCTGTGTCCTCGTTGTAGTCTCTATCGTAGTCACGCGGCATAGTACTCAAATATATGCTGCTTTAAGTGGAAGATCGACGAATTCCACCTATTTGCAAaatttttggaaaaattgaaaaatatttgTCTGAAAAAAGTATGTATGTGGTaaacagtgtgaccgcggattatCGTTGAAATATACCGCCCTGCCCTCAGAAACATACCGAAAATACCATCTCATTTGAAGAATATACCGACTAATTTAAgctcagccctgcccacataattttatccaattaatgAATCTATTTTCTACTCGACaggcttattttaaatacttgactttggttttttttttgcccaaTGTTGGTTCCTCAACAACAATACCGTCTCGTATGATGAAAAACTGGCCTTAGCCCACTAAAGCCCCCCctatttaaatagttcaactacttgaggtaaatggcgtaaaatattaacgattgtaaattcttTTTGTAGATTCATGCTATCTGTCAtctgaacttaaaaaaaaacaactatatttttcacctgaactgcgctaacatcattaaattttcaatattttcggTGGAAAATTGAGATACCCCCTTGGCCTTTAATAGGTTAATAGTTCTCCGTCAAGGATTGGACaccatattgctcaatttagagattccgtcgaatattattagctatatagaatatttagccatgcccacatagttttatacgATTGGTAAATCatttttctacttaactggtgtattcttaatacttgcttttattgaatttttcgttaaaagaggttttagcgaaataagtccaacaaaaaacaagtagcgaaataggtcaatcaAGACAAACGGAAAAGGAAATtcgttcatattgctcaattttgatattccattgaataatgctgactagctaaatctctcagcaatgcccacatagttttatcccattgatgaatGAATTCtctacaagattggatagttttttatccttgcttttattgtgtttattgtaaaaaaaggtttaaacgaaaaagttcaacaaaaaaaagagtcgCTATATTGCCTGTATGCCGTAGTAGaggcctttgtataccctattttgttaattttatatgaaagtataaatattgatatgaagataaaacgtaactaataaagaccttttctcaaattgacatttcttagacatattcatgtatatgatgagtgttttgtatatatatctcgatcctgatacctattctTGGACCCTACAAGAAGACAATAGCTTTAAAATAAcgttgaaatattgaaaataatattaaattatattaaaatatattgaaaataaattgtttttgcctgggatgacaaacacattcacaattctataacatccatttcccccagggtatgggtgcatggaatgggactcattgttcTGAACCGGTTATGACGACTGATTCTTGGTTAATctttcttccgtcgaatattcccagctatatagaTCTCTTATTTTTGCccagataattttatatgattgCTGAAACAATTTTGATCAAGATTAACTATTTTTAAGTACTGgcatgttttttgttttgacaaaaacacgatttcaacaaaaatgttcaatAGTCGCAGGTTGTgacgtcaatgttgctggtatttgcagACTCATTTGTTGTCAACCAGGGTATGGGcgtttgtataccctatttcgtgaATATTATATAAAGATAATGTTTTCCAAGCTGCTTTCAAATGTAATTAATAAAGACCTTGTCGTAGATTGCTTTTTTAAGGACTCTTCATGCATTCGATTAGGTTCTTGTATAGAAATCCTGATCCCCGTAGCGATTCTTTGTCTCTATAAGAAGACCACTAATTGCAAAATATCGTTTAAAATAGATACTGACTAGATTATGCATTAATTAGAGCATGGGATGAAACACATTTCCGCAATTCTATATCATCCAtttccccagggtatgtgtgcatggaactagcaacatgtttgtgtatggaatgggactcatttgCTGTGAACCGGTTATTGCAAAATCGAATATTTCAAGCTATATAGATGCCCACTTAGCTTTATCCCAtagataaatgcattttctacaagattgttTCTTTTAATTACCtttatgtattttattttgaccaaaaaacGGTTTTCAAGTAAATGTTGCTGCAACTTTTGTGtatggaattagcaacatgtttgtgtatggaatgagactcattgtGTCTAAGGCGAACTGGggcgaactgcggcgaactgcggcgaattCAAATTCGATTCAAAAAAACGACCAATTTCTCATATTTattgttccgttgaataatactatctatatggaacatttagccatgcccactcaattttttacgattgatgaatcaattctatacatgattggcctattcgaaattttgcttttattggattgtttataaaataaggCTTAAGCAAAACCGGTCAACAAAAATTACCACTAAATGAATTTCCttacatggtaactacacACTAGCTACAATTTTGCTAAATAGTAACTACATTTTCATGTAATTACCAAAGGCGCCACCTGAAGGGGAAATGTGTACGTTATCCGTTATCCACTTTTCGACTTTCGGCTGGATAACAGCCGATAGACAATCGTGTGCACCTAACAGCACGTCAAGTGCTTTCATACAGCCATGGAATCGCGCTTAACAGAACGCGGGCGAGCACACGAGCACATCTCAAGTCGGCGGAGTGTTGCCATATTTCGGCGTAAACATTGTAAAAATATACGAATAAAATACACACttgagagaaaaaaaaaattaggGCCATAGGAAGGTTGCAGTCACATTTGCCGAAACCGAATCGAATTGACTGCGAAACGTGCCGCGCACTGTGATAACCACCCACTATTTGGCATTAAACGAGGCGACTAATTGAGAACGGGCTCCGTGGGGGAAGCAGGACAAATGGCGGAAAACGGAATGCGTGTGGGCCCAGGGTCATCTGTagtggcggcagcggcaggcGTTGTGGTTGCGACGGGCACAGGTGCTGCCAGCAATGGCGAGCACGAGAACGAACATAATGCGAATGGGGATATCGAAAAGGCTCAGCCGGCGCCGGCCATCCAGAAATACATGCAGGAACTGATGACAGAGCGGGCGCGCATGGAGAACCATTTTCCATTGGCTGTCAAGCTAATCGACGAAGGTATTGATTCGATGCGTGTGTCGCTTGCCCTTTGCTTGCCAAGTGCTCAATATTCCCTTTTTCTGGCCATCTTTCAGCCTTGGAGCGGGTGCAGCTAAATGGGCGCATACCCACGAGAGACCAGTACGCGGATGTCTACCAGCAGCGGACCATCAAACTGTCGCAGAAGGTGCACGTGCCCATTAAGGATAAGAAGTTCAACTACGTCGGCAAGCTGCTCGGCCCCAAGGGCAACTCCTTGCGCCGTCTGCAAGAGGAGACGCAGTGTAAAATCGTCATACTCGGTCGCTTCTCGATGAAGGACCGTGCACGCGAAGAAGAGCTGCGAAACTCAGCAGACGCCAAATACGCCCACCTGAATCTTCCGCTCCACGTCGAAGTATCCACCATTGCACCACCCGCCGAGGCGTACGCCCGCGTGGCCTACGCCCTGGCCGAGATTAGGCGCTACTTAACACCGGATAAGCACGACGACATTCGCCAGGAGCAGTACAGGGAACTCATGGAGGATCCCGAGGCGGCTAAGAAACTAACACTgcgccagctccagctgcagTCGAATGTGGCTGCCAGCAGCGGACCGCCTATCTCTGGTGGCAAcaatggcaacggcaacaatcGCTCTGGCGGCAACTACAGGTGCGTACTGCTACCCAGTAGTGGGTGTCCCATTATTAAGTTTCGCTGATTTGGATCCCTTTGCTTGCAGACACAAGTTTCCGCAGCAATCGCATTATCACCACAACGAAGAGACTGTCTACTATCGCTCACACACGAACGCCTACCACCAGCCAAAGCCATACGTGCCCCGTGAGTCTCGAGGCTCGAAAACTTTTGGGTTTTGTTACTTACTTCTATCCTTATTTCAGCCAATCAACGGGGAAATACCATGCACACGACTATGCAACCACAGACGATTGTGCGAGCCTCGCCGCCCGGAATGGTGGTCAGTGCGGCCAGTTTCAATGGTCGGAATGCAGGCCTGGGCAACGCCGGCGGTGGCGGTATAATGGCAAATAGCATTGTGGCCACCACAGGCGGCGGCATTGGTGGCACAGTGCAGCAGACCATGCGCTACCGTCCCGCTGCTCCCTATCAGTTTGTCAAAAAATAATATACATACAGTGCACATCCATTGTTGAACCATTTAGCGGCCACCCCATCAACGTCAacgtcatcgtcatcgccaTCGTACCATCCACACGGATCCACACCCATCCACGCGAACGCACGCTGCTCCAAAGGTAGAAGTACTCATtaaacacacaaaaatcaTTGAACAGTTTATCACGCATTGATTTTACCAATATTTCGAGAAAGTGGAAaccaaaaacgaaacgaatcgAATCGGTAAATATATGATTAAGAAAACTAGCCTAAGTAGACGAATGCTCTAAGAAACAGATGACGAAGAGGATCGATCACCCTccccacaaacacacacacaccccacCTGTACACCCACACAAACGACACTGGCACTCCTCCAAATTTGATTCAAAATCGGGGGAGTCCGCGCTGGAAACATTTTAATCTGTGCgcttgtgtctgtgtgtgtgcgttggACTCTGCGAGCATTTGGAAGAACCCGAACCGAACCCCTCAATGTGGATCGAGTTGAAACGAATTGGATTGAATTGTTTTTGTATTCAGGAAGGACCCCAGTTGGCCCAAATGtccttgtttttgtttttctcttgattctttattattattattattattttattattgaCGAATTAGTTTTTCATTTAGGTATATATCCTTTCATATTTAAGTATTTTCGTCTGCATATACGTATACCCCCAAACCCCGATGCTGCTTGACCTTTATGCTTTATTTATCCAACTCCCCTGCATTTTCAACTacctttttttgtttaatgAATTTTTATTACGTTTACGATTAGAGGAggcttattattattattattattattcgtTACGTTGCCAGGACAAATGTAAACCTATTTCAGCTGTGTATGAATACACTATATATATCCATATATATGATATGATTTATTAcacatagtacatatgtaATACACAACCACACACGTACACATACACCGCAgacatgcatatacatatatattcaaAGCATCAGCATAACTACataaaaaccaaaagaagGAACTAGTAA
It encodes the following:
- the LOC108159698 gene encoding KH domain-containing, RNA-binding, signal transduction-associated protein 3 isoform X2 — protein: MEGSGEFIEKFIEKPPVHDHQPRLNEVAQKFLADLDEERQRLSAEFPLCALLIDEAVDRVYCTGRIPGKEFYADVYKQKPMKITQKVFVPVKQYPKFNFTGKILGPKGNSLRRLQEETQCKIAIKGRSSIRDRNKEEQLRNSGDPRYSHLQKDLFLEVSTVATPAECYARIAYALAEIHLYSIRSLGLAAAVLQSI
- the LOC108159697 gene encoding KH domain-containing, RNA-binding, signal transduction-associated protein 2; this encodes MPRDYDRDYNEDTADYKRKRRDEPAAAGGGAPETSEADGSHNASHAGLRDTPQLNEKTNGYLQECLQEKKTLEKKHVITKRLLDDEVEKILVSGRIPKPEIYANVYSEKPIRVAQKVLFPIKEYPKFNFVGKILGPKGNTLRQLQEETMCKMVVMGRNSMRDHGKEEELRISGNPKYAHLSRDLHVEISTVAPPAEAYHRISYALGEVRKFMIPDANDDIRLEQLREMDGKERIYKKSHHYSKSYGEHGAYSTRTPPPASSKPKVYSILEKARYVMDDPNYGIVKTHRSRDHELYDHHGEYDRYATPPPQSSKHHAQYDSTSYERDYRREYHPHSSSSSYAAAYPAKPSNGRSSSSYRPTTTGSGSHSSAQYETGSRSRESVRYRSAPYPKIR
- the LOC108159702 gene encoding DNA polymerase epsilon subunit 4 translates to METEPLNAAEAEDETKDVNPTEKTTPPENAAAEKPVATKSAADHEPEAKLTQLPLGRVRNIMKLDPDMHVATHEAVFAVTKAVELFIASLARESYTYTAQSKKKTVQKRDVELAISAVDSLMFLDGAMNF
- the LOC108159698 gene encoding KH domain-containing, RNA-binding, signal transduction-associated protein 2 isoform X1, which translates into the protein MEGSGEFIEKFIEKPPVHDHQPRLNEVAQKFLADLDEERQRLSAEFPLCALLIDEAVDRVYCTGRIPGKEFYADVYKQKPMKITQKVFVPVKQYPKFNFTGKILGPKGNSLRRLQEETQCKIAIKGRSSIRDRNKEEQLRNSGDPRYSHLQKDLFLEVSTVATPAECYARIAYALAEIRKYLIPDKNDEVSHEQLRELMEMDPESAKSIHGPNLEAYRSVFDKKFGAGSSSAPKYINLIKRAAENPPEAEEAEEAVYAYEHPHRMPPKRGPPTGYEYSKPRPSIIPTNAAAYKRPQPYPTDMKRMREPPIKSYKPNTYTILKKYK
- the LOC117187723 gene encoding KH domain-containing, RNA-binding, signal transduction-associated protein 2 produces the protein MAENGMRVGPGSSVVAAAAGVVVATGTGAASNGEHENEHNANGDIEKAQPAPAIQKYMQELMTERARMENHFPLAVKLIDEALERVQLNGRIPTRDQYADVYQQRTIKLSQKVHVPIKDKKFNYVGKLLGPKGNSLRRLQEETQCKIVILGRFSMKDRAREEELRNSADAKYAHLNLPLHVEVSTIAPPAEAYARVAYALAEIRRYLTPDKHDDIRQEQYRELMEDPEAAKKLTLRQLQLQSNVAASSGPPISGGNNGNGNNRSGGNYRHKFPQQSHYHHNEETVYYRSHTNAYHQPKPYVPPNQRGNTMHTTMQPQTIVRASPPGMVVSAASFNGRNAGLGNAGGGGIMANSIVATTGGGIGGTVQQTMRYRPAAPYQFVKK